Proteins encoded by one window of Pseudomonas sp. PSKL.D1:
- a CDS encoding site-specific integrase, whose protein sequence is MSDLSQNPLLQYLARLAPSSQQTMRYILQDAADRLGFIDCNLAEVPWHRLEPGHVIGLVAALRADGYAPNSSSLYVNAVRGVMNEAWRQGLIEHEHLQRIREVKPATGSRLPPGRNLRRSLIRELMDVCAADPRPQGVRDAAIIALLYGTGMRKSESVDIDLDQVDFEARSLQVLGKGNRQLIKYAPVWAFEKLQAWLELRRAELPAGASDDPFLFNRIRRGNHITRARITKHAIYYIARQRGAQVGVKIMPHDFRRAFITRVIEEHDLSIAQKLAHHANIQTTASYDRRDDNERRRAVDRFDY, encoded by the coding sequence GTGTCCGACCTTTCACAGAACCCGCTGCTGCAGTACCTGGCCCGCTTGGCGCCGTCCAGCCAGCAGACCATGCGCTACATCCTGCAAGACGCCGCCGACCGGCTGGGCTTTATCGACTGCAACCTGGCCGAGGTGCCCTGGCACCGGCTTGAACCCGGCCATGTCATCGGCCTGGTGGCGGCCTTGCGGGCAGACGGCTACGCCCCCAACAGTTCGTCACTGTACGTCAATGCCGTGCGCGGGGTGATGAACGAAGCCTGGCGCCAGGGCCTCATCGAGCACGAACACTTGCAGCGCATCCGCGAGGTCAAGCCTGCCACCGGTAGCCGTCTGCCGCCGGGGCGCAACTTGCGGCGCAGCCTGATCCGTGAATTGATGGACGTGTGCGCCGCCGACCCGCGCCCACAGGGTGTGCGCGATGCTGCGATCATTGCGTTGCTCTACGGCACTGGCATGCGCAAGTCGGAATCGGTGGACATCGATCTGGATCAGGTGGATTTCGAAGCGCGCAGCCTGCAGGTGCTGGGCAAGGGCAATCGGCAGCTGATCAAGTATGCACCGGTGTGGGCATTCGAGAAGCTGCAAGCCTGGCTGGAACTGCGCAGGGCCGAGTTGCCCGCAGGCGCTTCGGATGACCCGTTCCTGTTCAACCGCATTCGCCGCGGCAACCACATTACCCGCGCGCGCATCACCAAGCATGCAATCTATTACATTGCCCGCCAGCGCGGGGCGCAGGTGGGGGTGAAGATCATGCCCCACGATTTTCGCCGGGCGTTCATTACCCGGGTGATCGAAGAGCATGACCTGTCGATTGCCCAGAAGCTGGCGCACCACGCCAACATCCAGACAACCGCCAGTTACGACCGGCGCGACGACAACGAGCGGCGCAGGGCGGTGGACCGGTTCGACTACTGA
- a CDS encoding lytic transglycosylase domain-containing protein has protein sequence MRAIILSLIWLAAADATADVYISIDAKGGYVLSNVHRPGRHYERVISEPVAQAGAANAQLITGRPYADVVAAAALAHNVPQALLHALIKAESGYNPKARSPAGAVGLMQLMPDTAREMGVQDRLDPQDNVQGGARYLKRMLKLFDNDITLAVAAYNAGPDAVMRRGAVPPYAETQRYVPSVLREYRKLQGLAEN, from the coding sequence ATGCGTGCAATCATCTTGAGCCTGATCTGGCTGGCGGCGGCTGATGCCACAGCCGATGTGTACATTTCCATCGATGCCAAAGGCGGCTATGTACTGAGCAACGTCCATCGGCCCGGGCGCCACTATGAGCGGGTGATCAGCGAACCGGTGGCCCAGGCGGGTGCTGCCAACGCACAACTGATCACCGGCCGCCCCTACGCCGATGTGGTGGCGGCGGCTGCCCTGGCACACAACGTACCGCAGGCGCTTTTGCATGCGCTGATCAAAGCCGAGTCTGGCTACAACCCAAAGGCCCGTTCACCGGCCGGGGCGGTGGGGCTGATGCAACTGATGCCCGATACGGCGAGGGAAATGGGCGTGCAGGACCGGCTCGACCCGCAAGACAACGTGCAGGGCGGCGCACGCTACCTCAAACGCATGCTCAAGCTGTTCGACAATGACATCACCCTGGCCGTGGCCGCCTACAACGCAGGCCCCGATGCGGTAATGCGACGGGGCGCCGTGCCGCCATACGCCGAAACCCAGCGTTACGTGCCCAGTGTGCTGCGCGAATACCGTAAGTTGCAGGGGCTGGCCGAGAACTAG
- the gspG gene encoding type II secretion system major pseudopilin GspG — protein MQCRRNSQRGFTLLELLVVLVVLGLLAGIVAPKYFSQLGRSEAKVARAQIEGLGKALDLYRLEVGHYPNSEQGLQALVAAPSGEPRWSGPYLQKAVPQDPWGRPYIYRQPGENGGEYDLLSMGKDGQPGGDGENAEVTSWQ, from the coding sequence ATGCAGTGCAGACGCAACTCCCAACGTGGCTTCACCCTGCTTGAACTTCTGGTGGTGCTGGTGGTGCTCGGCTTGCTGGCCGGCATCGTCGCGCCCAAGTATTTCAGCCAGCTCGGCCGCTCCGAAGCCAAAGTGGCCCGGGCGCAAATCGAGGGCCTGGGCAAGGCGCTGGACCTGTACCGGCTGGAAGTGGGCCATTACCCCAACAGCGAGCAGGGCTTGCAGGCGCTGGTGGCGGCGCCAAGCGGCGAGCCGCGTTGGTCTGGCCCGTACCTGCAAAAAGCCGTGCCGCAAGACCCGTGGGGGCGCCCGTACATCTACCGCCAGCCTGGCGAGAACGGCGGTGAATACGACTTGCTGTCGATGGGCAAGGACGGGCAACCCGGCGGCGACGGCGAAAACGCCGAAGTCACCAGCTGGCAGTGA
- a CDS encoding pyridoxal phosphate-dependent aminotransferase: protein MRYSTLTQRIAGDAAAAWDIHYQAQALRRAGRDVLLLSVGDPDFDTPTAIVDAAVSSLRQGDTHYSDVRGSPALRQAIARRSGLGVTIDQVMVLAGAQCALYATCQCLFEAGDEVIVAEPMYVTYHGVLGACGARPLQVPVSPEQGFRLDPRAVAQAITPRTRGLLLNTPHNPTGTAISAHDMARLAQLCREHDLWLICDQVYSGLLFEGEAVAPASLPGMAERCVVIDSLSKSHAMSGWRVGWVVAPAALITHLANLAMVMLFGLPEFVMKAACVALQEDLPAIGHMREAYRQRRDRVCAALADCPGVQAHRPAGGMFVMLDIRATGVSAQAFAQRLLIEEGVSLLPGDAFGPSAAGHVRMGLVLAADRLEEACRRIRVCAGRLLAEQAGRNVDGETQDCRVEHEAYQ from the coding sequence ATGCGTTATTCCACGCTCACCCAACGCATTGCCGGTGATGCCGCCGCTGCCTGGGACATTCACTATCAAGCCCAGGCACTCAGGCGTGCAGGGCGAGACGTTCTGCTGCTGTCGGTTGGAGACCCTGACTTCGACACCCCCACCGCCATCGTTGACGCGGCAGTCAGCAGCTTGCGCCAGGGCGACACCCACTACAGCGATGTGCGCGGCAGCCCGGCGCTGCGCCAGGCGATTGCTCGGCGTAGCGGCCTGGGGGTGACCATCGACCAGGTAATGGTCCTGGCCGGTGCCCAGTGCGCCCTGTATGCCACCTGCCAATGCCTGTTCGAAGCCGGCGACGAGGTGATCGTGGCCGAGCCGATGTACGTCACCTACCACGGCGTGCTCGGCGCCTGTGGCGCCCGCCCGCTGCAAGTGCCGGTGAGCCCGGAGCAGGGCTTTCGCCTCGACCCGCGTGCGGTGGCGCAGGCCATTACTCCACGTACCCGGGGCTTGCTGCTCAACACCCCGCATAACCCGACTGGCACGGCGATATCAGCCCACGACATGGCGCGGCTTGCCCAGTTGTGCCGGGAGCATGACCTGTGGCTGATATGCGATCAGGTTTACAGCGGCCTGCTGTTCGAGGGTGAAGCCGTGGCCCCCGCCAGCCTGCCGGGCATGGCCGAACGCTGCGTGGTGATCGACAGCCTGTCCAAGTCCCACGCCATGAGCGGCTGGCGGGTAGGCTGGGTGGTGGCCCCGGCGGCATTGATCACCCACCTGGCCAACCTGGCGATGGTCATGCTGTTCGGGCTGCCTGAATTCGTGATGAAGGCCGCCTGCGTAGCGCTGCAAGAAGACTTGCCCGCCATTGGCCACATGCGCGAAGCCTACCGGCAACGACGCGACCGGGTGTGCGCCGCCCTGGCCGATTGCCCGGGTGTGCAGGCCCATCGCCCGGCGGGCGGCATGTTCGTGATGCTCGACATCCGTGCCACCGGTGTCAGCGCGCAAGCCTTTGCCCAACGCTTGCTGATTGAGGAGGGCGTGTCGCTGCTGCCAGGTGATGCGTTCGGGCCCAGTGCGGCAGGGCATGTGCGCATGGGCCTGGTGCTGGCGGCAGACCGGCTGGAAGAGGCATGCCGGCGGATTCGCGTCTGTGCCGGCCGGTTACTGGCCGAGCAGGCCGGCCGCAATGTTGATGGTGAAACCCAGGATTGCCGTGTTGAACACGAAGCCTACCAGTGA
- a CDS encoding sigma-54-dependent transcriptional regulator, which translates to MEHSILVVEDDEILADNIRTYLNLKGFEVTVCDSAELALEQIKRSQPDAVLTDNSLPGMSGHDLLRTLVTQAPELKVIMMTGYGNVEDAVQAMKEGAFHYLTKPVVLAELKLTLDKALATERMERTLSFYQEREAQKSGLQALIGESPTMLSLKHTLRQVLDAERRMASDDLPPVLVEGETGTGKELVARALHFDGSRSKGPFIEFNCASIPANLLEAELFGHEKGAFTDAKERRVGLVEAADGGTLFLDEIGEMDLVLQAKLLKLLEDRSIRRIGAVKERKVDLRVISATNCNLEQMVQQGKFRRDLFFRLRIIAIKVPRLYARGQDILLLARHFLAHHGRRYGKPNLRFSAEAEGLMLNYSWPGNVRELRNMLEQTVLLAPNEVVQAHQLNLCMTLVDEPLAQPAPVLYEVPRHEPEPGTSLPDMERDLVCKTLDRTDWNVTKSARMLGLSRDMLRYRIEKLGLTRPDKRQW; encoded by the coding sequence ATGGAGCACAGCATCCTGGTGGTCGAGGATGATGAAATCCTTGCCGACAACATTCGCACCTACTTGAACCTCAAAGGTTTCGAGGTCACGGTGTGTGACAGCGCGGAGCTTGCGCTGGAGCAGATCAAGCGCAGCCAGCCCGACGCGGTGCTGACCGACAACTCGCTGCCCGGCATGAGCGGGCACGACCTGCTGCGCACGTTGGTGACGCAGGCGCCTGAGCTCAAAGTGATCATGATGACGGGCTATGGCAACGTGGAGGATGCCGTGCAGGCGATGAAGGAGGGCGCATTCCACTACCTGACCAAGCCTGTGGTGCTTGCCGAGCTCAAACTGACCCTGGACAAGGCCTTGGCTACTGAACGCATGGAACGCACCTTGTCGTTCTATCAGGAACGCGAGGCGCAAAAGTCTGGCTTGCAGGCGCTGATCGGCGAATCGCCGACCATGCTCAGCCTCAAGCACACCTTGCGCCAGGTGCTGGATGCCGAGCGGCGCATGGCCAGTGACGACCTGCCACCGGTACTGGTTGAGGGTGAAACCGGCACCGGCAAGGAACTGGTGGCCCGGGCCCTGCATTTTGACGGCTCGCGCAGCAAAGGCCCGTTCATCGAGTTCAACTGCGCGTCGATACCGGCCAACCTGCTGGAGGCGGAACTGTTCGGCCATGAAAAGGGCGCCTTCACCGACGCCAAGGAACGCCGGGTGGGCCTGGTCGAGGCCGCCGACGGCGGTACGCTGTTCCTGGATGAAATCGGCGAGATGGACCTGGTGCTGCAGGCCAAACTGCTGAAGCTGCTGGAAGACCGCAGCATCCGCCGCATCGGCGCGGTCAAGGAGCGCAAGGTCGACCTGCGGGTGATCAGTGCCACCAACTGCAACCTGGAGCAGATGGTGCAACAGGGCAAATTCCGCCGCGACCTGTTCTTCCGCCTGCGTATCATTGCCATCAAAGTGCCAAGGCTGTATGCCCGGGGCCAGGACATCCTGCTGCTGGCCCGGCATTTTCTGGCCCACCACGGGCGCCGGTACGGCAAGCCGAACCTGCGCTTCAGCGCCGAGGCCGAGGGTTTGATGCTCAACTACAGCTGGCCGGGCAATGTGCGCGAGTTGCGCAACATGCTGGAGCAAACGGTGCTGCTGGCACCCAACGAAGTGGTGCAGGCGCACCAGCTGAACCTGTGCATGACACTGGTGGACGAGCCGCTTGCACAGCCGGCCCCCGTGCTTTACGAAGTGCCCCGGCATGAGCCGGAACCGGGCACCAGCCTGCCCGACATGGAGCGGGACCTGGTGTGCAAGACGCTGGACCGCACCGACTGGAACGTGACCAAGTCGGCGCGGATGCTGGGGCTGTCGCGGGACATGCTGCGCTACCGGATCGAGAAGCTGGGGTTGACCCGGCCCGACAAGCGCCAGTGGTGA
- a CDS encoding type II secretion system F family protein produces the protein MRYSLKALGRQGVVQLQIDAEDAEQARRQAENQGLRVVSVRGQGSALLALARRRTAAFDLVLFSQELTTLLHAGLPLIDALESLAEKAPAAATRKVLVELVRQLYEGRSLSQALAQQPRVFPPLYVALVQSSERTGALGDALARYIGYRQRLDLVRQKLVGASVYPLLLLLVGGGVVLFLLGYVVPRFSLVFEGMGSELPWMSRVLMEIGLFLHAHQLPLAVGTVGGIVTLVLMRRHPWVKRWGARQLRRWPALHQRLLMYELARFYRSLGILLQGGIPILTAMGMARGLLGSTAAQGLEQASRHVGEGLPLSDALEAGQLVTPVSLRLLRAGEQSGNLGEMLERCADFHDQEIGRWVEWFVKLFEPLLMTFIGLLIGVIVILMYMPIFELASSIH, from the coding sequence ATGCGCTACAGCCTCAAGGCCCTGGGCAGACAGGGCGTGGTGCAATTGCAGATCGATGCCGAAGACGCCGAGCAGGCGCGCCGGCAAGCGGAAAACCAGGGGTTGCGGGTGGTCAGCGTGCGTGGCCAGGGCAGCGCGCTGCTGGCACTGGCGCGCCGCCGCACCGCAGCCTTCGACCTGGTGCTGTTCAGCCAGGAGCTGACTACCCTGCTACACGCGGGCCTGCCGCTGATCGATGCACTCGAAAGCCTGGCCGAGAAGGCCCCTGCCGCGGCCACCCGCAAGGTGCTGGTGGAGCTGGTGCGCCAGCTGTACGAAGGGCGCTCGTTGTCCCAGGCACTGGCGCAACAGCCGCGGGTGTTTCCGCCGCTGTACGTGGCGCTGGTGCAATCGAGCGAGCGCACCGGGGCGTTGGGCGATGCCCTGGCCCGCTACATCGGTTACCGCCAGCGCCTGGACCTGGTTCGGCAAAAGCTGGTGGGGGCGTCGGTGTACCCGTTGCTTCTGCTGTTGGTGGGGGGCGGCGTGGTGCTGTTTTTGCTGGGGTATGTGGTGCCGCGTTTCAGCCTGGTGTTCGAAGGCATGGGCAGCGAATTGCCGTGGATGTCACGGGTGCTGATGGAAATTGGCCTGTTCCTGCATGCTCACCAATTGCCTTTGGCAGTGGGCACCGTGGGCGGCATCGTTACCCTGGTGCTGATGCGCCGCCACCCGTGGGTGAAGCGCTGGGGGGCACGTCAACTTCGGCGTTGGCCGGCGTTGCACCAACGGCTGTTGATGTATGAGCTGGCCCGGTTCTACCGTTCTTTGGGTATTCTGCTGCAGGGCGGCATACCGATCCTCACCGCCATGGGCATGGCCCGGGGCCTGCTGGGCAGCACCGCCGCGCAAGGGCTGGAACAGGCCAGCCGGCATGTGGGTGAAGGCTTGCCGCTGTCGGATGCGCTGGAGGCCGGGCAATTGGTGACGCCAGTGTCGTTGCGGTTGCTGCGGGCGGGGGAACAATCGGGCAATCTGGGGGAAATGCTTGAGCGCTGCGCCGACTTCCATGATCAGGAAATCGGCCGCTGGGTGGAGTGGTTCGTGAAACTGTTCGAACCCCTGCTGATGACCTTCATCGGGTTGCTGATCGGGGTGATCGTGATCCTGATGTACATGCCGATCTTCGAGCTGGCATCGAGTATTCACTAA
- a CDS encoding DUF1652 domain-containing protein, which translates to MNKMTFPNACQVMRWHFHPLGFEASMDAPRSMIARLFDRATGETLLAIAGIPCAAIMAAADVERIIEAVEAELEAFIPAFTLRNAI; encoded by the coding sequence ATGAACAAGATGACGTTCCCCAACGCCTGCCAGGTGATGCGCTGGCATTTTCACCCATTGGGCTTCGAAGCCAGCATGGACGCACCGCGCAGCATGATTGCCCGGCTGTTTGACCGGGCCACCGGTGAAACCCTGTTGGCCATTGCCGGTATCCCGTGCGCGGCGATCATGGCGGCGGCGGATGTAGAGCGCATCATCGAAGCCGTGGAAGCCGAGCTGGAAGCATTCATCCCGGCCTTTACTCTGCGTAACGCCATTTAG
- a CDS encoding sensor histidine kinase, translating into MQTLENDVPGKPVHPPVTGLTAPLREFNLLRWFSVISLMIIASVAGSLGYVSTRFVVRDSVERDAMLTAQFIQAMAQAEVRHSQLPPGTTMGELLDPRLDQQHLQFGPELAESTRVEFLDHVEHLPDTLLSNVYARDRTIVWSTNKALIGKRIEADDDLDRAFRSRKAVSASYHQAEEDREEQKFQREPKYLFIENYIPLFDSQGEQVMAMVEIYKEPQDLVRRIQRGYVLIWASTLLGGALIYFGLFWIVRRAALMLHQQQDRLVASETYVALGEMSSAVAHSLRNPLANIRSSAELAQGIANAQAQKNIVDIISQVDRMSRWVRELLVSLRPTSDLAEAVDLVASIEDTHLAFTQQIERNGVRFCFEGPREQWVASQSLQLTQILNSLFANALEAMPKGGELRAQVTLLEGQRVQLVLSDTGKGMTQQQERMVFKPFFTTKQGGLGVGLALVKRIMERFGGTVSLASREEEGTRVSLTFNIAAGGDHGAQHPGGRG; encoded by the coding sequence ATGCAGACCCTGGAAAACGATGTTCCCGGCAAGCCCGTTCACCCGCCCGTCACCGGCCTGACGGCGCCGCTGCGCGAGTTCAACCTGCTGCGCTGGTTTTCGGTCATCAGCTTGATGATCATTGCCTCGGTGGCCGGCAGCCTGGGGTATGTGTCGACGCGCTTCGTCGTACGTGACAGCGTCGAGCGCGACGCCATGCTCACCGCACAATTCATTCAGGCCATGGCCCAGGCCGAGGTACGCCATTCGCAGTTGCCGCCAGGCACCACCATGGGTGAACTGCTTGACCCGCGCCTGGACCAGCAGCACCTGCAGTTTGGCCCGGAGCTGGCCGAATCTACCCGGGTGGAGTTCCTCGACCATGTAGAGCACCTGCCCGACACGTTGCTCAGTAACGTTTACGCCCGCGACCGCACCATCGTCTGGTCCACCAACAAGGCGCTGATCGGCAAACGCATCGAGGCCGATGACGACCTGGACCGGGCATTCCGTTCGCGCAAAGCAGTGTCGGCCAGCTACCATCAGGCCGAAGAGGACAGGGAGGAGCAGAAATTTCAGCGTGAGCCGAAGTACCTGTTCATCGAAAACTACATCCCTTTGTTCGACAGCCAGGGCGAACAAGTGATGGCCATGGTCGAGATCTACAAGGAGCCGCAAGACCTGGTGCGGCGTATCCAGCGCGGTTATGTGCTGATCTGGGCTTCGACCCTGCTGGGCGGGGCGCTGATCTACTTTGGCCTGTTCTGGATCGTGCGCCGCGCCGCGCTGATGTTGCACCAGCAGCAGGACCGCCTGGTGGCCAGCGAAACCTACGTTGCCCTGGGCGAAATGTCGTCGGCCGTGGCGCACAGCCTGCGCAACCCACTGGCCAACATCCGCTCCAGTGCCGAACTGGCCCAAGGCATTGCCAATGCGCAGGCGCAAAAGAACATCGTCGACATCATCAGTCAGGTAGACCGCATGTCGCGCTGGGTGCGTGAGCTGCTGGTGTCCCTGCGCCCCACCAGTGACCTGGCTGAAGCGGTGGACCTGGTTGCCAGCATCGAGGACACCCACCTGGCCTTTACCCAGCAAATCGAGCGCAATGGCGTGCGCTTTTGCTTCGAGGGGCCGCGCGAACAGTGGGTGGCCAGCCAGTCCTTGCAACTTACGCAAATCCTCAACAGCTTGTTTGCCAATGCCCTGGAAGCCATGCCCAAAGGCGGGGAGTTGCGTGCGCAAGTCACCCTGCTGGAGGGCCAGCGGGTGCAATTGGTACTCAGTGACACCGGCAAGGGCATGACCCAGCAGCAGGAACGGATGGTGTTCAAACCGTTTTTCACCACCAAACAGGGCGGGCTCGGTGTGGGCCTGGCCCTGGTCAAGCGGATCATGGAACGCTTTGGCGGCACGGTCAGCCTGGCCAGCCGGGAAGAGGAAGGAACCCGCGTCAGCCTAACTTTCAATATTGCAGCGGGAGGGGACCATGGAGCACAGCATCCTGGTGGTCGAGGATGA
- a CDS encoding ATP-binding protein: MDIVPNADVADSTTASRKPFNLLRWYGWVSLAIILSVATGLGLISSRFIIDESVERDALLTAQFITSIADAEVRHVDIPNVRTMGELLDPRVDRISLPGVDPEARRKARGEFLDHIAHLPDMLLANIYAPDRTVIWSSNPALVGKLIEGDDDLDRAFEYKMRVSASYHNFEQARAEQKFVTPPEQLFIENYIPLFDADGEHVTAMVEIYKEPHDLIVRIEHGLLLIWAAIAVGAGLVYVGLYGIMRRAARVMAVQQKRLINNETYVALGEVSSAVAHSLRNPLASIRSSAELAQAFDEGPAQRNINDIINQVDRMSLWIRQLLQSLRPLNDEAVAVDLHQALQESLQTFAVPLARSGVVLDLQPLPAVQVLGQPVLLGQIFTSLIANALESMEQGGRLRVEVVKHDRRSLTLRLSDTGKGMNEQQQRLAFRPFFSTKQGGLGVGLVLVRRIMERFGGSVRLSSSEGYGTRVSLNFKLIDSL; this comes from the coding sequence ATGGACATCGTCCCAAACGCAGACGTCGCTGATTCAACCACAGCCTCGCGTAAACCCTTCAACCTGCTGCGTTGGTATGGCTGGGTCAGCCTGGCTATCATCCTGTCGGTGGCCACGGGCCTGGGGCTGATCTCCAGCCGCTTCATCATCGACGAAAGCGTCGAGCGCGATGCGTTGCTCACCGCCCAGTTCATCACCTCGATCGCCGACGCCGAGGTGCGCCACGTGGACATCCCCAATGTTCGCACCATGGGGGAGTTGCTCGACCCGCGTGTAGACCGCATCAGCCTGCCGGGCGTGGACCCTGAAGCCCGGCGCAAGGCGCGGGGCGAATTCCTGGACCATATCGCGCACCTGCCGGACATGCTGCTGGCCAACATCTATGCACCCGACCGTACGGTGATCTGGTCGAGCAACCCGGCGCTGGTCGGCAAGCTGATCGAAGGCGATGACGACCTGGATCGGGCCTTCGAGTACAAGATGCGGGTGTCTGCCAGCTACCACAACTTCGAGCAGGCGCGCGCCGAGCAGAAGTTCGTCACGCCCCCCGAGCAGTTGTTCATCGAAAACTACATCCCCTTGTTCGACGCCGACGGCGAGCACGTCACCGCCATGGTGGAAATCTACAAGGAACCCCATGACCTGATCGTGCGCATCGAACACGGCCTGCTGCTGATCTGGGCGGCCATTGCCGTGGGTGCCGGGCTGGTGTACGTCGGCCTTTACGGCATCATGCGCCGCGCCGCCCGGGTCATGGCGGTGCAGCAAAAGCGCCTGATCAACAACGAAACCTATGTAGCCTTGGGCGAGGTGTCCTCGGCGGTGGCCCACAGCCTGCGCAACCCGCTGGCCAGCATCCGTTCCAGCGCAGAGCTGGCCCAGGCCTTTGACGAAGGGCCGGCCCAACGCAATATCAATGACATCATCAACCAGGTCGACCGCATGTCGTTGTGGATCCGCCAGCTCCTGCAGTCGCTGCGCCCACTCAATGATGAGGCCGTTGCGGTGGACTTGCACCAGGCCCTGCAGGAAAGCCTGCAGACCTTTGCCGTCCCCCTGGCCCGCAGCGGCGTAGTGCTGGACCTGCAACCGCTGCCGGCTGTACAGGTGCTGGGCCAGCCGGTGCTGCTGGGGCAGATTTTCACCAGCCTGATTGCCAATGCCCTGGAGTCGATGGAGCAAGGTGGCCGGCTGCGCGTGGAAGTGGTCAAGCATGACAGGCGCAGCCTGACATTGCGCCTGTCCGACACGGGTAAGGGCATGAACGAGCAGCAACAGCGCCTGGCCTTCAGGCCGTTTTTCAGTACCAAACAAGGCGGGCTGGGGGTAGGGCTGGTGCTGGTCAGGCGCATTATGGAGCGCTTTGGTGGGTCTGTTCGGCTGAGCAGCAGCGAAGGGTACGGTACGCGGGTTTCGCTCAATTTCAAGCTTATAGACTCTTTATAA
- a CDS encoding DUF1345 domain-containing protein, with amino-acid sequence MAFHRLTRSHPRLSIAVLVGLAGVWCVPAADAVQRFLAGWNLGVWLYLLLVLWLTCRANPDKVRKVAQVEDENAGLVLFTVCIAAIASLAAVTLQLVSSRGLHGSALALHYLYTGMTVAGSWLLIGCIFSLHYARLFYTGDRHEPPLRFADGERNPDYWDFHYFSFTIGVAVQTSDVGVGGRSMRRVVLAHSLVGFVFNTAILGFTINIAAGLLGQ; translated from the coding sequence ATGGCTTTTCACCGCCTTACCCGCAGCCACCCCCGTTTGAGCATCGCCGTGCTGGTGGGGCTGGCTGGCGTCTGGTGCGTGCCGGCCGCCGACGCCGTGCAACGCTTTTTGGCCGGTTGGAACCTCGGTGTGTGGCTGTACTTGCTGCTGGTGCTGTGGCTGACCTGCCGGGCCAACCCCGACAAAGTCCGCAAGGTGGCCCAGGTGGAGGATGAAAATGCCGGGCTGGTGCTGTTCACGGTGTGCATCGCGGCGATCGCAAGCCTGGCGGCCGTGACGCTGCAACTGGTCTCCAGCCGCGGGCTGCACGGCAGCGCGCTGGCCCTGCACTACCTGTACACCGGCATGACCGTGGCGGGGTCATGGTTGTTGATCGGCTGCATCTTCAGCCTGCATTACGCGCGGCTGTTCTATACCGGTGACCGCCACGAACCCCCGCTGCGCTTTGCCGATGGCGAACGCAACCCGGACTATTGGGACTTCCACTACTTCTCGTTCACCATTGGCGTCGCCGTGCAAACCTCCGACGTCGGGGTGGGTGGGCGCAGCATGCGCCGGGTGGTGCTGGCCCATTCACTGGTAGGCTTCGTGTTCAACACGGCAATCCTGGGTTTCACCATCAACATTGCGGCCGGCCTGCTCGGCCAGTAA